The window CTCATAGATATATTCGTTTCGGTAGCTAAAAGAAAAGCTAGAGCTCCGATAAAAGCGTCTCCTGCTCCGGTAGTATCCACACTTTTCACAGTAGGACTGCAAACgtgaaatttttctttgttatctACGTAAATAGCTCCTCGAGATCCCAATGTTATGATAACGCTATTACATCCCTTTTCGATGAGAGCAGACGCAGCATTTTGAGCTTCACTAAAACCACGTATCGCATATTTTAACTTTCGAATCGAAATCGATCTGGTAAGCTATTTAAAACGTAAAATTGTTCAtccaaccctcgtatatatattatttttaacaatatgaTTATCATATAAccccattttcttcttttttatccatataatttcagaaatgatctataaattcttttaactTGATAAATTGTTTGTCCATCCCTCGTATAAAACCGATCTTATAcgattagaaaaagaaaatacgaataataacatttttttcaattacattatttgtaaaaactttgaaattgccttacatattatttaaaatgtaaagtTTTTTGTCCATCCCTGGTATAATAGTTAGTTCAAACGATAAAATgcaacaagtttttatttttagtttatatcgcctacaaaaaaattgaaataatctgcTAACTTATTTGATTAGTGAAACTATTTTTCCGCCCCTcgtatcaaatttattttgaacgTGACGATAAGAAAAACGCGAAAAAATGAATGTAcaaccttatttttattgcttcaatagctaaaatttgataaaaatttcaatcgagtcagaatattatttaaattgttcaaTTCTTTGTGTACCACAcatataaactaaatttttttacgatAATATTGAGTAAATGTAAAGGAATATGCATATAAACACAATTTCTTTCGTTCTACTTGGTGTaactttctaaaaatttggaattaatctGTTATATCATTCAAATTGAAGAATTGTTGGTACATCCCTCATATATACCCTATATTAACgtataagaaaaagaaaattgtcgAAAAAACGCGGAAAACTTCATTTTCTATTGCTCCAATGCtcataatttcgaaaaaacatgCAATTCagttaaaaaatgattcaaattgTACAACCATTTGCCCACCCCTCGTATAGACTCTATTTTATACGATAATATTCAGTAAATGGAAAGGAgtacataacctcattttttatTGCTCAAATCCGTATCACCCAGAAAAACTTTGATTAACCCcgtaattaattaaaacattaataaaatctGTATCATTTGAAAGCATTTGCAAGTAACCCGGTATAATATTCATGAAGTAAAACTTTATATCCATCTCTCGTAAATACGAGGGATAGGATagagaaacgaaaaaaatattaacataacctcattttctattgttctaatttgaataaattgaaaaaactcgaAAACGACCTAGAACTATACGTGCGCccctcttatttttttttatttcgaatatgTAGAAAATggaggaaattgaaattattatcttATTTGGTTTAATAAACACTcaccaaatattatttactgGTAAACCCCCAGTAAAAACCGAAGCTTCAGTTTCGttaacacaaaaaattgttgGTAGTTTTAAAAGTTGTGGATTGAAGTCTGTAAGTGCTGGTGCACCATTTAAAATAGATATCTGGAAGTTTTGTCACGataataacaaatttacaacaaacaaattgtatttaaataaaaacttacccCCCTACATAATTGAATAGCTCTAATAGCTACGTCTTGCGATGTTTCTAGCTGCAGTACCAAAACTGCAGCTTTTGTAATGATATCTTGAGCTAACTCTACATCGGCTGCGGTTAAACAATGATTTGCACCCGCTAcgataataatttgattttctccCAAATCAGAAACTGTAATTTGTGCTACTCCTATTGATACGCCTTCCGTTATTCGAACATAATCAGTATTTACTCCAAGCTTATTTAAATTATCGATATATTTTGGGCCCCAGATGTCATCACCGACCTTAAGAAAATCTACCCTtacatcattttatatttttttatggtgtaCTTACCCGTGCTACGAGAGCTACGTCACCTCCTAATTTCGCAGCTGCTACACATTGGTTAGCCCCCTTACCACCAAAATTAGTAGCGAATTCTTTTCCGTGGATGGTTTCGCCTGATTTAGGTAATCTTGGCGCATAGCTAGAATTAATATTTGGTATTTGAAGTAAAATGAATAGATAATGTATGTTTACCTAACAAAATCTATCATGCATGATCCAACTACTACTATATCGTTTGAAGACATATTTATTacgaaatttatttgatattactAGTACATTTTTATCTATGTTAGTAAATGTTTTATCTAATCTTCATAATTACTTGTTTtatgttataattaataaataaataaaatttttatcttcaaatacATTTATACTTTTTAGGTTATATATGCCATAGATTACAAACATAAAAGAGATAGCATTGTATtaactgtcaattttttttaaataaatattttcaaagaaaaaaaagttttttagtgtattatttcataatacatttttccatttaagcaataaatattgtaagtatatgaaaattattaaaaagtttttttcatttatgtaaTATATCTATGGTTGTATATTTACAACGATTACACAGTTGCGTTCTTGTAATAAGCTTGACTTACCTAATTATAACGTAGCGATACCAAAGAACTACATTATAAAGTAGAAGATGAATTATTGAAGTAATTCTGAGGTCATTTGGGATTTCCAAGGGCATTGCAGTATTGAGTTAAGGCAAATGCCGCTAAGAAACCCCAAAATTACTCATTAAATTTATCTTCTCCAGCGATGTATCCAATAAATTTGTAGTTGTCTAACAAATAAAACGAGTCGTACAATTTTCCTTGTGAAACGCCATCTATTATTCTTTTTCTTAATTACTAAACGTCTATGATGCAGTTCTAACAAAAGCTTGGGACTTAACAGGCCAGTAAAATCTAATAATGATCAACTGTACCTATAAGGCCCAAGCCATCATTAGAATaactatttatgttttttttttcaggagcTAAAGTAGGattaagattaaaaaaataacctccaaataaataattgacaTATGACACTTTTAATAGTTACTACGCGTGTGTAGTAAAAAGGGTTAACGATTTTTGAAGTATCTTTAATACGTAAATAAAACCGGAATCACGatttatatgatatattttcaagGAATTTAAGATTTTGTATTCGTAATTCATATGATAAACGCTGTTTCTTAcgattatatatatatctatatctatatgCTGTATCGACTACATCGACATTCCGGTATGAAACGATATGAGAagcaaaagaaatatttcaacagGACCGTACTTGACATTTCACTCATAACATTTGATAtgactaaaattaaaaactcatattttatGAACTTCTTGGTTTTGTATAGGATATTATAATGTCTAAGGGGCTTAGTCCAAACATACAAggtcacaaaaaatttatatatatatgtacaggGTGGACAACTAAGAACGGACGTCGGCTATATCTCAGGGACGGACTATATTACTTcaggaaaataaataataacaaaagtgTTTGagtaagaaaacaaaattttttgttttcaaataggTCTTCTAGTGGTGGACCTaacattctgaaaataattgtGTTTTTAGTTGCCCACCTGGTATATAAGATGGTACGAATTTCTAAAATTAGTCAACATGCGTATTGATAACATCAGGGTGCTTTTACCTCTTGAATTTTTTCgtaatcttattttttttatggaatgaggggtaaaataaaatatcagtgTTTGTAACTAACTTAAAACTaacttagaaaaaatatttatttcctgtAGTTTATCCTAGTCCGGTTCTGATTATTAATTTGAGAAATTGTTTGTCGTGTGACTGCAACGGCTCCCGTGGGAAATCTGTAACGATAAATCATCATTTTATGCGAGTTAAATCTTTAAAAGCTGATACCGTTTATATACAGAATGTCGCATTAACTACGATTTCATAAATAGGGATAATTCTAGATGcttttcatagaaatattggaatactctataaatgttttttttcataGTCTCGCCCTTAATTTTATAATAGACTAATgcatttctattattttcaaatttcaattatcaaaacaaaacaaagtaaACTTGTCATTTAGTTCCCCGTCCGCCGTTgtgtttttctattatttgtcGTTATTCCACAGTGGCAGCTTAGTAACTCTATGGTCTAAAGTCAAAAGGAACAGTTCATGTAACTCTATGGTCTAAAGTCAAAAGGAACAGTTCATGTAACTTTATGGTCTAAAGTCAAAAGGAACAGTTCATGTAACTCTATGGTTTACAGGCAAAAGAGTAACTCGTGTAATTTTATGGTCTAAAgtcaaaagaaattttgaatggaAGTCAAAAAACTTCAGAACATCGGCTTGTCATGTATTTATAGCTAAATACATGACTAGagagcaaaaaattttcaataaaaccttCTAATAACACTGAAGATCGATTCATAAACTATCATTGAGTTTTCCGTTTTCAGTCTTGATTTTCGATCACTTTTTGTCATTGCAAAGTAGCAGATCATGTAACTCTATGGTTTAAAGCCAAAAGGAGCTTTGATTACAGTTATCAACGTCAATAAGGAAaccaaaaaatgtcaaaacattGGCTTGtatgtatttttgtaaaaaaaaccctttaataaaagtaatttagaTCGATTCGTGAACTTGTCATTTAGTTCTCCGTCCGCCGTCGTGCTGTCATTACAAAGTATAAGCTCGCATAAGTCTATGGTCTTAAGCTAAAGGAGTGGTAGATGTAAATCTATGGTCTAAAGTCAAAACTAGCTTCGAATACtgtaaaaaaagttattattattattattgaggtTTCTTTAAAGTtagtaaatagtaaataaaattttattttcaagggtgaGAATTGGATTAATATTGTGAAACTAATTATTAACAGCAGTTAAACAATTTATGAGCTTTTCAAAGACCTAACTTATTTTTTCACTCTAAACTATGTCGCTTACTCTCTAGCCTATTTTTATGTTACACAccgtatataaaatatatttttagcttATATATCTAATCAAACTCATATGAAATgtcaattttctatataatcttcCGTATATCTCGAAGTGACCACTTCTAGTTAGTTTAAAATTTAAGATCGCAGATAAGAGGGCATGAGAAAGAAGAAGTTAAGAGAGACTGAACAAATCACTCATGTTAAAGCAGTGTTACAACAAGAAAACAATTTGTTGCTGCCAATACGTATCTAGGAATGGAGATCTTCAAGTTCTTTCACGTCGTTAAATGACTTACCATTTGCAATTTTTAACAGTAGCGGCACTGGTTGAAAGTACTTTTTAGTCAAACggttttttcatcataatctAATAAATTAAACCTGAAATTAATCAGCAATATTGAAGGTATGCGATAATATTCGAAAAACAACccaataatatttcaaaatagaaaaatttcctCTTCATATATCGTTTTCTATAACGAATTTTACTCTGTAAGTATGTAAACACGAGTGATGCGTTTTTCTACtcacaataaaaaaacagttgacAGTTTTGGAAATAGTCACTGATAGCTAAATCTGAATAATACGAATAATACGCAACCTATAACTCGTTTTTATAACATTCATAGTTAGAACAAGCACCGAGAATTAATGTTCGACTTCAAAATGCGAACGGAACGGAAAAATCCTACAGCAATTTGGCTGGAACATGTTCTTTACAGACCTGATCTCGCTCCTAGCGACTTTCATCTCTTCTCACACCTCAAATTTTTCCTTGGTAGACAACACTTGAAAAATTTTGACGAGATGATGATAAGGGAGATAACAATAATGATTTAGAGCACAAACTCGgcttgaattatttatattaataacaaaagaGATATCAATAGTGAATCAGAACAGAAACCCGCCTTGGATTATCTATATTAAGAGCAAGGGAGACATAAATAGTGACTCAAGACAGAAACCCGGTTtgaaattatctatattaaaaGCAAGAGAGACATCAATAGTAAGTGTAAAAGAAACCTGattcaaaattatctatattaatagTGAGAGACATCAGTAGTAGGTCAGAATAGAAACCCGattcaaaattatctatattaagAGCAAGAGAGACATCAATAGTGACTCACTATAGAAACCCGGTTTGAAATTATCTATGATAATAGTGAAACATATCAATAGTGAGTTATAACAAAAACCCCCCTTGGATTATCTATATTAAGAGCAAGAGAGACATCAATAGTCATTCAGAAATGAAACTCGattcaaaattatctatattaatagCGAAAGACATCAATAGTAAGTCAGGAAAGAAACTGGATTCAAAATTAtcttatacattaaaaaaattgatgatttccattccgagtccgttcaggcgttctacccaaccgatttgcttaattttttttttcaatgaaaggtattgatgcacagatcagccatcaaccattggatttcatctaattttcaccattctcaagttatactcaaatgcgatttccccctgtacattacttatgggagtttgtcacatacacacgttctatcctcaatatctcaggttctatttaagatagagacttcgttttctttcttttgagtttttgaacacttaaatcggttgagttggagaggaacTAGGCGCGGacatgtggagttatggatttttgtaggtttttggcaatttttctacatttaaagatctatatctcaggttctaatatagctacagagctcgttcttttctattatatattcCATTTCTACTATATTAATAGCGAGAGAGACGACAATAGTAGGTCAGAACAGAAACCTGCCTTGGATTGTCTATATTAAGAGCAAGAGAGATCAATAGTGAGTCAAAACAGAAGCCCGCTTTGGATTATCTATATTAAGAACAAGtgagtggttaggttaggttcggtgGATCGGTATGGAAGCCCAGTCTATGAAGAAGGCATACAAAAACTTGTGCTATGTTAGtacgtaaaatatttattataattagttGAACAgttgtttgataaaaatattttctgtagatgtttttttttatttactttgtggatatacctcgtaatTCACGCAACTCTATTCTAATCTACTCCTAAATATTATTGGTTATAGCAACAAAATGGTAGATTCCTACAAACAAAAATGGGTGGATCGAAAGTGGGAGGTAGTTAGACGGTTTCCATCATAATACAAGGACATTCTATTGATATCTATCACCTTTACATACTTTCCAACCAATTACATATCGTCGTTCACCCTCCCACGTTTTTCTAACTACTTTATACCGATAGCAGCGTACATAAATACATACAAACAATCTCTCTCTCTGTTTATCAACctcatattttttccaattataaaattatcaacaataacACGCCCGCTTTGATTTTACTAATCGTATTCGTTATCGTGAGTACGATCTTTTGGTCGTATctagttgttattattttttttcgtcATGCTCATATGTTTATCCGAACGGTGTTTGCTTGTCATTCATTAACAAATGTCGAAcaataagataaatatttattactaaagCGCGAGTATTGGGTGTGTGTGTGTAAGTTTCgcattataaaaattgatttacgtTCTAAAACGAGTGttaacaacgttgccagattttttaaataataaaaatacacgAGGTGTGACTATTAAACAACGAGATTTGCGATAAATAACATTCtgttttgatattattcatatttattcatcatCACCTTCAATATATAACCCTTTTCTACTCCTAAAACGTTCCATGCAAATCTTAAATTATTCGACACAATGcaggaaatatttttctgacaGTTCCTTCAGAAGACGTATCGCTTTGTCTTCCACAGCTTCAACAAACTCAAATTTTGTTCATGTCAATACAGATTTGATCTTAGAAATGAGGTAGAAGTCTCACGGTGCAATATCCGGCGAAAGAGATGGGTAATCTAGCACTAGGATGTCGTATTTGGATAGAAACCTCTTAACGGACAGTGCGGACTAGCTTTGCGCATGTTAAAACAAGATTACCAACCTTTTCgatatttttgtctatttttgacGTGGAATGGCGATTTTTAACATCTTCTCGGACATCTTAAACTATCTCAAGCCACACAAAAACACGTGGACGCGATAAATATTACTTGCCAtacatttgttttaataaattataagtttcagttgtagttttttcaagtttcatgTACCCTTATACAAAGAAATATTACAGCTGACAATCGTTAACCTTTGGCCCATGCGTACTTTTTTACACCGCCAAGATTAATTcaacttaaaaaattatatgtaataaatttttgacaaacATTTACTTAAAATCCATGCCTTTCTACCTattctgttgtttttttttctgttagaAGAGGAAAATGCTCACGCACGAACAGAGCTATCTGAAACAGTGCTGAACATGAACCCACTAAAACCACCTC of the Diorhabda carinulata isolate Delta chromosome 7, icDioCari1.1, whole genome shotgun sequence genome contains:
- the LOC130896404 gene encoding ribokinase-like yields the protein MSSNDIVVVGSCMIDFVSYAPRLPKSGETIHGKEFATNFGGKGANQCVAAAKLGGDVALVARVGDDIWGPKYIDNLNKLGVNTDYVRITEGVSIGVAQITVSDLGENQIIIVAGANHCLTAADVELAQDIITKAAVLVLQLETSQDVAIRAIQLCRGISILNGAPALTDFNPQLLKLPTIFCVNETEASVFTGGLPVNNICEAQNAASALIEKGCNSVIITLGSRGAIYVDNKEKFHVCSPTVKSVDTTGAGDAFIGALAFLLATETNISMRRAVEKACLAASDSVTRPGTQISFPGPSILQ